Proteins encoded within one genomic window of Pieris rapae chromosome 1, ilPieRapa1.1, whole genome shotgun sequence:
- the LOC110994915 gene encoding adenylate cyclase type 2 isoform X4 produces the protein MQDDSLSRTTGSVVLQVGALELLARYSMNSGRATSMLSSIHEFRSQEVEQAGGKQWNWKYLRDQFYQKDLEGLYRKYDNKLRETLIYIYVSLLVFFSTIHITLVIVSTYYKSLEWKSTYLSVAMYLLRVGIPLILLCKNIYIPLKKQWCLVPIVTTVILTVDLVLSDITVSIVSAYENSHLRPAYGTVALLAVYVFLPMRNNFFAITLGAIVSASYTFVIAFVSYYNNPQKEVMITSFIIYLIGVNLMGIYFRLMNEIITRRSFLDRRACVESTLRLKFVKEQEERLMLSILPEHIMSKVRQDIRNMFLNIRSHSYSHNMRSFSQLYVEEHDNVSILYADVVNYTKISTTLSPMRMVELLNELFGRFDEASEEHDVLRIKFLGDCYYCVSGIPKPTSQHAKNCVDLGLEMIHIIKDVREKRSLNIDMRIGVHSGKILCGLIGIRKWQFDIWSKDVTIANKMESTGKAGKVHITKQTLELLLDYAREYIIEPNFESQNDQFIMNNRIETYLISRPPRPMADYKPFRRPSVGLNKIINPRSRHRRSENRNYRRTTAFMDENLVEYQQMLKAADAQMAKEIEDMTSGKEHFKQESKLNSFTLMYKSIKLEKSYLLLPDPLFKYYITCCLVIFLLITTVNILTTSWAQEFEWYVWIPVAILILILIILQPLTWFQFFWTKYKGVNEPKGRFLRYIYDLSVTIIKSTKVRTAIYMMISLGLAITSILEVLGCNVKEEEPAELQTYCVSSWHVTQCWSLALLLNFIFSRVFFMFKWVVASGMTIFYLFVIWEMKGAFFSTGITWNIGLDPRISQSLSVFFITITLYWIDRSTEYRHRLDHLWQKQLTEEQEEAETMLKVNSMLLENILPAHVVQVYLDLNRPIDELYYEKYDNVAVMFASLTDYKLGIESDTELSDKLILSILDEVISDFDRLLLMGSSLYKVEKIKVAGWTYMAACGLDPNRRGSFDTSSYCSVGDRNQNNLYNRAIVVTMVEFAAAMMMQLQNFNRGSFQSFEGLNLRIGISNGEVAAGVVGSLKPLYDIWGNAVNLASRMDSTGETGRIQVTENTAFILDECGILTTYRGETFVKGAGYIKTYYVPLDENFHLVKKEQSQSFFKNQRANYYYSARNSKLSDTSIDSFDTESHHSLNIGELSTDYSDHTEDDTADVYENHRIDNIKGMGTHTPRDHLSDTSSDFDNNSIIETPC, from the exons ATG CAGGATGACAGTCTATCGCGGACCACCGGCTCTGTGGTATTACAAGTTGGAGCTTTGGAGCTATTGGCGAGATACTCCATGAACTCTGGCCGCGCTACAAGTATGCTTTCTTCTATACACGAGTTCCGAAGCCAAGAGGTGGAACAGGCGGGTGGAAAACAATGGAACTGGAAATATTTAAGG GATCAGTTCTATCAAAAGGATTTGGAAGGATTATACAGAAAGTACGACAACAAATTAAGGGAgacattgatttatatatatgtatctcTTCTTGTATTCTTTTCTACCATCCACATAACTTTGGTGATAGTAAGCACTTATTATAAG agTTTAGAATGGAAATCGACGTACCTATCAGTTGCGATGTACCTATTGCGTGTTGGAATTCCTTTAATActgttatgtaaaaatatttacatacctCTAAAGAAGCAGTGGTGTTTAGTACCGATAGTTACGACTGTCATTCTTACGGTGGATTTGGTTCTCTCAG atATAACAGTGTCAATTGTCTCGGCATATGAAAATTCACACCTCCGACCTGCGTATGGCACCGTAGCCTTATTGGCTGTGTATGTTTTTCTACCAATGAGAAATAACTTTTTTGCTATAACTTTGGGGGCCATCGTTAGTGCGTCATACACCTTTGTTATAGCTTTCGtctcttattataataacccACAAAAAGAGGTAATG ATAACATCTTTCATAATATACCTCATCGGAGTCAATCTCATGGGAATTTACTTCCGGTTGATGAATGAAATTATAACAAGGAGATCTTTTTTGGACAGACGAGCTTGCGTTGAAAGCACTTTGAGGTTAAAATTCGTTAAGGAACAAGAG GAGCGTCTCATGCTTAGCATTCTGCCAGAACACATCATGTCCAAAGTACGGCAGGATATAAGAAACATGTTTCTGAATATTCGCTCACACAGTTATAGCCACAATATGAGATCCTTTAG CCAATTATACGTCGAAGAGCATGACAACGTGAGTATATTGTACGCTGACGTTGTGaactatacaaaaatatctacCACATTATCTCCTATGAGGATGGTTGAGTTATTAAATGAGCTTTTTGGAAGATTTGACGAAGCCTCTGAA GAACATGATGTTCTAAGAATCAAGTTCTTGGGGGATTGCTATTATTGCGTCAGTGGTATACCCAAGCCGACATCGCAACATGCGAAGAACTGCGTTGATTTGGGGCTTGAAATGATCCATATAATTAAGGACGTCAg aGAAAAACGTTCACTAAACATTGACATGAGAATCGGTGTACACTCAGGAAAGATTTTGTGTGGCCTCATTGGAATAAGGAAATGGCAGTTTGATATTTGGTCAAAAGATGTCACTATTGCTAATAAAATGGAATCGACAGGAAAAGCTGG AAAAGTACACATCACAAAACAAACTCTGGAATTGCTATTGGACTACGCACGGGAATACATAATTGAACCAAATTTTGAATCTCAAAATGatcaatttattatgaataatagaATAGAAACGTATTTAATTTCCAGACCACCGCGG CCAATGGCTGACTATAAACCATTTCGACGTCCATCTGTGGGcctcaataaaataattaacccACGCTCGAGACATAGA CGATCGGAAAATAGAAACTATCGCAGAACGACCGCTTTTATGGATGAAAATTTGGTGGAGTATCAGCAAATGTTGAAGGCGGCTGATGCGCAAATGGCTAAGGAAATCGAAGACATGACAAGCGGAAA aGAACACTTCAAGCAggaatcaaaattaaatagtttcacACTTATGTATAAAAGTATCAAACTCGAGAAATCTTACCTCCTATTGCCAGATCCTCTATtcaaatattacataacatGCTGcctagttatatttttattaatcacaaCTGTCAACATACTAACAACGAGTTG GGCACAGGAGTTTGAGTGGTACGTCTGGATTCCCGTTgcaattttaatactaatccTAATTATACTACAACCCCTGACATGGTTTCAATTTTTTTGGACGAAATACAAAGGAGTGAACGAGCCCAAAGGGCGGTTTCTACGCTACATCTACGATTTATCGGTGACGATAATTAAATCTACAAAAGTTAGAACTGCTATTTACATGATGATCAGCTTAGGCTTGGCGATCACGTCCATTCTAGAGGTCCTTGGGTGTAACGTAAAAGAGGAAGAACCAGCCGAATTGCAAACATATTGCGTTTCTTCGTGG CACGTGACACAATGTTGGAGTTTGGCTCTTCTCCTGAACTTCATCTTCAGCCGTGTCTTCTTTATGTTCAAATGGGTCGTAGCTAGTGGCATGacaattttttacttgtttgtAATATGGGAGATGAAAGGTGCCTTCTTTTCCACTGGAATTACATGGAACATTGGCCTAGATCCTCGTATCTCTCAAAGTCTATCTGTGTTTTTTATCACAATAACCTTGTATTGGATCGACAGAAGCACTGAATACAGACACCGTTTAGACCACTTATGGCAGAAACAATTAACCGAAGAACAAGAAGAAGCAGAGACAATGTTAAAAGTTAATAGTATGCtgttggaaaatattttacccgCCCACGTTG tgcaagtttatttagatttaaacagACCCATAGATGAATTATACTATGAAAAATACGACAACGTCGCTGTTATGTTTGCGTCCCTTACTGATTACAAATTGGGCATTGAGAGTGATACGGAGCTAAGTGATAAGCTCATTTTAAGTATACTTGATGAAGTTATATCAGACTTTGATCGG CTTTTATTAATGGGATCGTCGCTGTATaaagtagaaaaaataaaggtCGCCGGCTGGACGTATATGGCGGCGTGTGGACTGGACCCAAATAGACGGGGATCGTTCGACACATCATCTTACTGCTCAGTTGGAGATAGGAACCAAAATAACCTATACAATAGAGCAATCGTCGTTACAATGGTTGAATTCGCAGCTGCGATGATGATGCAATTGCAGAACTTTAATCGCGGCTCATTTCAAAGTTTTGAAGGGCTTAATCTTCGTATTG gtaTTTCAAATGGCGAGGTCGCAGCGGGCGTAGTAGGTTCCCTAAAACCACTCTATGATATCTGGGGAAATGCCGTAAACTTAGCATCACGAATGGATTCAACTGGTGAAACAGGACGAATACAG GTTACTGAAAACACTGCATTTATTTTGGACGAATGTGGAATTCTTACTACGTACCGAGGAGAAACGTTTGTCAAAGGAGCgggttatattaaaacatattatgtccCTTTGGATGAAAATTTCCACCTCGTCAAGAAAGAACAAAGTcaaagcttttttaaaaatcaacgtGCTAACTATTACTATAGTGCTAGAAACTCCAAACTTTCGGATACTTCTATAGATTCATTTGACACGGAATCACATCATTCTTTGAACATTGGTGAACTTTCAACAGACTATAGTGACCATACTGAAGACGATACAGCTGATGTCTATGAAAATCATCGTATTGATAATATCAAAGGCATGGGAACACACACTCCGCGTGACCATTTGAGCGACACATCGTcagattttgataataatagcATAATAGAGACACcatgttaa
- the LOC110994915 gene encoding adenylate cyclase type 2 isoform X3, whose translation MQDDSLSRTTGSVVLQVGALELLARYSMNSGRATSMLSSIHEFRSQEVEQAGGKQWNWKYLRDQFYQKDLEGLYRKYDNKLRETLIYIYVSLLVFFSTIHITLVIVSTYYKSLEWKSTYLSVAMYLLRVGIPLILLCKNIYIPLKKQWCLVPIVTTVILTVDLVLSDITVSIVSAYENSHLRPAYGTVALLAVYVFLPMRNNFFAITLGAIVSASYTFVIAFVSYYNNPQKEITSFIIYLIGVNLMGIYFRLMNEIITRRSFLDRRACVESTLRLKFVKEQEERLMLSILPEHIMSKVRQDIRNMFLNIRSHSYSHNMRSFSQLYVEEHDNVSILYADVVNYTKISTTLSPMRMVELLNELFGRFDEASEEHDVLRIKFLGDCYYCVSGIPKPTSQHAKNCVDLGLEMIHIIKDVREKRSLNIDMRIGVHSGKILCGLIGIRKWQFDIWSKDVTIANKMESTGKAGKVHITKQTLELLLDYAREYIIEPNFESQNDQFIMNNRIETYLISRPPRPMADYKPFRRPSVGLNKIINPRSRHRRSENRNYRRTTAFMDENLVEYQQMLKAADAQMAKEIEDMTSGKEHFKQESKLNSFTLMYKSIKLEKSYLLLPDPLFKYYITCCLVIFLLITTVNILTTSWAQEFEWYVWIPVAILILILIILQPLTWFQFFWTKYKGVNEPKGRFLRYIYDLSVTIIKSTKVRTAIYMMISLGLAITSILEVLGCNVKEEEPAELQTYCVSSWHPYLPQHVTQCWSLALLLNFIFSRVFFMFKWVVASGMTIFYLFVIWEMKGAFFSTGITWNIGLDPRISQSLSVFFITITLYWIDRSTEYRHRLDHLWQKQLTEEQEEAETMLKVNSMLLENILPAHVVQVYLDLNRPIDELYYEKYDNVAVMFASLTDYKLGIESDTELSDKLILSILDEVISDFDRLLLMGSSLYKVEKIKVAGWTYMAACGLDPNRRGSFDTSSYCSVGDRNQNNLYNRAIVVTMVEFAAAMMMQLQNFNRGSFQSFEGLNLRIGISNGEVAAGVVGSLKPLYDIWGNAVNLASRMDSTGETGRIQVTENTAFILDECGILTTYRGETFVKGAGYIKTYYVPLDENFHLVKKEQSQSFFKNQRANYYYSARNSKLSDTSIDSFDTESHHSLNIGELSTDYSDHTEDDTADVYENHRIDNIKGMGTHTPRDHLSDTSSDFDNNSIIETPC comes from the exons ATG CAGGATGACAGTCTATCGCGGACCACCGGCTCTGTGGTATTACAAGTTGGAGCTTTGGAGCTATTGGCGAGATACTCCATGAACTCTGGCCGCGCTACAAGTATGCTTTCTTCTATACACGAGTTCCGAAGCCAAGAGGTGGAACAGGCGGGTGGAAAACAATGGAACTGGAAATATTTAAGG GATCAGTTCTATCAAAAGGATTTGGAAGGATTATACAGAAAGTACGACAACAAATTAAGGGAgacattgatttatatatatgtatctcTTCTTGTATTCTTTTCTACCATCCACATAACTTTGGTGATAGTAAGCACTTATTATAAG agTTTAGAATGGAAATCGACGTACCTATCAGTTGCGATGTACCTATTGCGTGTTGGAATTCCTTTAATActgttatgtaaaaatatttacatacctCTAAAGAAGCAGTGGTGTTTAGTACCGATAGTTACGACTGTCATTCTTACGGTGGATTTGGTTCTCTCAG atATAACAGTGTCAATTGTCTCGGCATATGAAAATTCACACCTCCGACCTGCGTATGGCACCGTAGCCTTATTGGCTGTGTATGTTTTTCTACCAATGAGAAATAACTTTTTTGCTATAACTTTGGGGGCCATCGTTAGTGCGTCATACACCTTTGTTATAGCTTTCGtctcttattataataacccACAAAAAGAG ATAACATCTTTCATAATATACCTCATCGGAGTCAATCTCATGGGAATTTACTTCCGGTTGATGAATGAAATTATAACAAGGAGATCTTTTTTGGACAGACGAGCTTGCGTTGAAAGCACTTTGAGGTTAAAATTCGTTAAGGAACAAGAG GAGCGTCTCATGCTTAGCATTCTGCCAGAACACATCATGTCCAAAGTACGGCAGGATATAAGAAACATGTTTCTGAATATTCGCTCACACAGTTATAGCCACAATATGAGATCCTTTAG CCAATTATACGTCGAAGAGCATGACAACGTGAGTATATTGTACGCTGACGTTGTGaactatacaaaaatatctacCACATTATCTCCTATGAGGATGGTTGAGTTATTAAATGAGCTTTTTGGAAGATTTGACGAAGCCTCTGAA GAACATGATGTTCTAAGAATCAAGTTCTTGGGGGATTGCTATTATTGCGTCAGTGGTATACCCAAGCCGACATCGCAACATGCGAAGAACTGCGTTGATTTGGGGCTTGAAATGATCCATATAATTAAGGACGTCAg aGAAAAACGTTCACTAAACATTGACATGAGAATCGGTGTACACTCAGGAAAGATTTTGTGTGGCCTCATTGGAATAAGGAAATGGCAGTTTGATATTTGGTCAAAAGATGTCACTATTGCTAATAAAATGGAATCGACAGGAAAAGCTGG AAAAGTACACATCACAAAACAAACTCTGGAATTGCTATTGGACTACGCACGGGAATACATAATTGAACCAAATTTTGAATCTCAAAATGatcaatttattatgaataatagaATAGAAACGTATTTAATTTCCAGACCACCGCGG CCAATGGCTGACTATAAACCATTTCGACGTCCATCTGTGGGcctcaataaaataattaacccACGCTCGAGACATAGA CGATCGGAAAATAGAAACTATCGCAGAACGACCGCTTTTATGGATGAAAATTTGGTGGAGTATCAGCAAATGTTGAAGGCGGCTGATGCGCAAATGGCTAAGGAAATCGAAGACATGACAAGCGGAAA aGAACACTTCAAGCAggaatcaaaattaaatagtttcacACTTATGTATAAAAGTATCAAACTCGAGAAATCTTACCTCCTATTGCCAGATCCTCTATtcaaatattacataacatGCTGcctagttatatttttattaatcacaaCTGTCAACATACTAACAACGAGTTG GGCACAGGAGTTTGAGTGGTACGTCTGGATTCCCGTTgcaattttaatactaatccTAATTATACTACAACCCCTGACATGGTTTCAATTTTTTTGGACGAAATACAAAGGAGTGAACGAGCCCAAAGGGCGGTTTCTACGCTACATCTACGATTTATCGGTGACGATAATTAAATCTACAAAAGTTAGAACTGCTATTTACATGATGATCAGCTTAGGCTTGGCGATCACGTCCATTCTAGAGGTCCTTGGGTGTAACGTAAAAGAGGAAGAACCAGCCGAATTGCAAACATATTGCGTTTCTTCGTGG CATCCTTATCTTCCACAGCACGTGACACAATGTTGGAGTTTGGCTCTTCTCCTGAACTTCATCTTCAGCCGTGTCTTCTTTATGTTCAAATGGGTCGTAGCTAGTGGCATGacaattttttacttgtttgtAATATGGGAGATGAAAGGTGCCTTCTTTTCCACTGGAATTACATGGAACATTGGCCTAGATCCTCGTATCTCTCAAAGTCTATCTGTGTTTTTTATCACAATAACCTTGTATTGGATCGACAGAAGCACTGAATACAGACACCGTTTAGACCACTTATGGCAGAAACAATTAACCGAAGAACAAGAAGAAGCAGAGACAATGTTAAAAGTTAATAGTATGCtgttggaaaatattttacccgCCCACGTTG tgcaagtttatttagatttaaacagACCCATAGATGAATTATACTATGAAAAATACGACAACGTCGCTGTTATGTTTGCGTCCCTTACTGATTACAAATTGGGCATTGAGAGTGATACGGAGCTAAGTGATAAGCTCATTTTAAGTATACTTGATGAAGTTATATCAGACTTTGATCGG CTTTTATTAATGGGATCGTCGCTGTATaaagtagaaaaaataaaggtCGCCGGCTGGACGTATATGGCGGCGTGTGGACTGGACCCAAATAGACGGGGATCGTTCGACACATCATCTTACTGCTCAGTTGGAGATAGGAACCAAAATAACCTATACAATAGAGCAATCGTCGTTACAATGGTTGAATTCGCAGCTGCGATGATGATGCAATTGCAGAACTTTAATCGCGGCTCATTTCAAAGTTTTGAAGGGCTTAATCTTCGTATTG gtaTTTCAAATGGCGAGGTCGCAGCGGGCGTAGTAGGTTCCCTAAAACCACTCTATGATATCTGGGGAAATGCCGTAAACTTAGCATCACGAATGGATTCAACTGGTGAAACAGGACGAATACAG GTTACTGAAAACACTGCATTTATTTTGGACGAATGTGGAATTCTTACTACGTACCGAGGAGAAACGTTTGTCAAAGGAGCgggttatattaaaacatattatgtccCTTTGGATGAAAATTTCCACCTCGTCAAGAAAGAACAAAGTcaaagcttttttaaaaatcaacgtGCTAACTATTACTATAGTGCTAGAAACTCCAAACTTTCGGATACTTCTATAGATTCATTTGACACGGAATCACATCATTCTTTGAACATTGGTGAACTTTCAACAGACTATAGTGACCATACTGAAGACGATACAGCTGATGTCTATGAAAATCATCGTATTGATAATATCAAAGGCATGGGAACACACACTCCGCGTGACCATTTGAGCGACACATCGTcagattttgataataatagcATAATAGAGACACcatgttaa
- the LOC110994915 gene encoding adenylate cyclase type 2 isoform X1, which produces MQDDSLSRTTGSVVLQVGALELLARYSMNSGRATSMLSSIHEFRSQEVEQAGGKQWNWKYLRDQFYQKDLEGLYRKYDNKLRETLIYIYVSLLVFFSTIHITLVIVSTYYKSLEWKSTYLSVAMYLLRVGIPLILLCKNIYIPLKKQWCLVPIVTTVILTVDLVLSDITVSIVSAYENSHLRPAYGTVALLAVYVFLPMRNNFFAITLGAIVSASYTFVIAFVSYYNNPQKEVMITSFIIYLIGVNLMGIYFRLMNEIITRRSFLDRRACVESTLRLKFVKEQEERLMLSILPEHIMSKVRQDIRNMFLNIRSHSYSHNMRSFSQLYVEEHDNVSILYADVVNYTKISTTLSPMRMVELLNELFGRFDEASEEHDVLRIKFLGDCYYCVSGIPKPTSQHAKNCVDLGLEMIHIIKDVREKRSLNIDMRIGVHSGKILCGLIGIRKWQFDIWSKDVTIANKMESTGKAGKVHITKQTLELLLDYAREYIIEPNFESQNDQFIMNNRIETYLISRPPRPMADYKPFRRPSVGLNKIINPRSRHRRSENRNYRRTTAFMDENLVEYQQMLKAADAQMAKEIEDMTSGKEHFKQESKLNSFTLMYKSIKLEKSYLLLPDPLFKYYITCCLVIFLLITTVNILTTSWAQEFEWYVWIPVAILILILIILQPLTWFQFFWTKYKGVNEPKGRFLRYIYDLSVTIIKSTKVRTAIYMMISLGLAITSILEVLGCNVKEEEPAELQTYCVSSWHPYLPQHVTQCWSLALLLNFIFSRVFFMFKWVVASGMTIFYLFVIWEMKGAFFSTGITWNIGLDPRISQSLSVFFITITLYWIDRSTEYRHRLDHLWQKQLTEEQEEAETMLKVNSMLLENILPAHVVQVYLDLNRPIDELYYEKYDNVAVMFASLTDYKLGIESDTELSDKLILSILDEVISDFDRLLLMGSSLYKVEKIKVAGWTYMAACGLDPNRRGSFDTSSYCSVGDRNQNNLYNRAIVVTMVEFAAAMMMQLQNFNRGSFQSFEGLNLRIGISNGEVAAGVVGSLKPLYDIWGNAVNLASRMDSTGETGRIQVTENTAFILDECGILTTYRGETFVKGAGYIKTYYVPLDENFHLVKKEQSQSFFKNQRANYYYSARNSKLSDTSIDSFDTESHHSLNIGELSTDYSDHTEDDTADVYENHRIDNIKGMGTHTPRDHLSDTSSDFDNNSIIETPC; this is translated from the exons ATG CAGGATGACAGTCTATCGCGGACCACCGGCTCTGTGGTATTACAAGTTGGAGCTTTGGAGCTATTGGCGAGATACTCCATGAACTCTGGCCGCGCTACAAGTATGCTTTCTTCTATACACGAGTTCCGAAGCCAAGAGGTGGAACAGGCGGGTGGAAAACAATGGAACTGGAAATATTTAAGG GATCAGTTCTATCAAAAGGATTTGGAAGGATTATACAGAAAGTACGACAACAAATTAAGGGAgacattgatttatatatatgtatctcTTCTTGTATTCTTTTCTACCATCCACATAACTTTGGTGATAGTAAGCACTTATTATAAG agTTTAGAATGGAAATCGACGTACCTATCAGTTGCGATGTACCTATTGCGTGTTGGAATTCCTTTAATActgttatgtaaaaatatttacatacctCTAAAGAAGCAGTGGTGTTTAGTACCGATAGTTACGACTGTCATTCTTACGGTGGATTTGGTTCTCTCAG atATAACAGTGTCAATTGTCTCGGCATATGAAAATTCACACCTCCGACCTGCGTATGGCACCGTAGCCTTATTGGCTGTGTATGTTTTTCTACCAATGAGAAATAACTTTTTTGCTATAACTTTGGGGGCCATCGTTAGTGCGTCATACACCTTTGTTATAGCTTTCGtctcttattataataacccACAAAAAGAGGTAATG ATAACATCTTTCATAATATACCTCATCGGAGTCAATCTCATGGGAATTTACTTCCGGTTGATGAATGAAATTATAACAAGGAGATCTTTTTTGGACAGACGAGCTTGCGTTGAAAGCACTTTGAGGTTAAAATTCGTTAAGGAACAAGAG GAGCGTCTCATGCTTAGCATTCTGCCAGAACACATCATGTCCAAAGTACGGCAGGATATAAGAAACATGTTTCTGAATATTCGCTCACACAGTTATAGCCACAATATGAGATCCTTTAG CCAATTATACGTCGAAGAGCATGACAACGTGAGTATATTGTACGCTGACGTTGTGaactatacaaaaatatctacCACATTATCTCCTATGAGGATGGTTGAGTTATTAAATGAGCTTTTTGGAAGATTTGACGAAGCCTCTGAA GAACATGATGTTCTAAGAATCAAGTTCTTGGGGGATTGCTATTATTGCGTCAGTGGTATACCCAAGCCGACATCGCAACATGCGAAGAACTGCGTTGATTTGGGGCTTGAAATGATCCATATAATTAAGGACGTCAg aGAAAAACGTTCACTAAACATTGACATGAGAATCGGTGTACACTCAGGAAAGATTTTGTGTGGCCTCATTGGAATAAGGAAATGGCAGTTTGATATTTGGTCAAAAGATGTCACTATTGCTAATAAAATGGAATCGACAGGAAAAGCTGG AAAAGTACACATCACAAAACAAACTCTGGAATTGCTATTGGACTACGCACGGGAATACATAATTGAACCAAATTTTGAATCTCAAAATGatcaatttattatgaataatagaATAGAAACGTATTTAATTTCCAGACCACCGCGG CCAATGGCTGACTATAAACCATTTCGACGTCCATCTGTGGGcctcaataaaataattaacccACGCTCGAGACATAGA CGATCGGAAAATAGAAACTATCGCAGAACGACCGCTTTTATGGATGAAAATTTGGTGGAGTATCAGCAAATGTTGAAGGCGGCTGATGCGCAAATGGCTAAGGAAATCGAAGACATGACAAGCGGAAA aGAACACTTCAAGCAggaatcaaaattaaatagtttcacACTTATGTATAAAAGTATCAAACTCGAGAAATCTTACCTCCTATTGCCAGATCCTCTATtcaaatattacataacatGCTGcctagttatatttttattaatcacaaCTGTCAACATACTAACAACGAGTTG GGCACAGGAGTTTGAGTGGTACGTCTGGATTCCCGTTgcaattttaatactaatccTAATTATACTACAACCCCTGACATGGTTTCAATTTTTTTGGACGAAATACAAAGGAGTGAACGAGCCCAAAGGGCGGTTTCTACGCTACATCTACGATTTATCGGTGACGATAATTAAATCTACAAAAGTTAGAACTGCTATTTACATGATGATCAGCTTAGGCTTGGCGATCACGTCCATTCTAGAGGTCCTTGGGTGTAACGTAAAAGAGGAAGAACCAGCCGAATTGCAAACATATTGCGTTTCTTCGTGG CATCCTTATCTTCCACAGCACGTGACACAATGTTGGAGTTTGGCTCTTCTCCTGAACTTCATCTTCAGCCGTGTCTTCTTTATGTTCAAATGGGTCGTAGCTAGTGGCATGacaattttttacttgtttgtAATATGGGAGATGAAAGGTGCCTTCTTTTCCACTGGAATTACATGGAACATTGGCCTAGATCCTCGTATCTCTCAAAGTCTATCTGTGTTTTTTATCACAATAACCTTGTATTGGATCGACAGAAGCACTGAATACAGACACCGTTTAGACCACTTATGGCAGAAACAATTAACCGAAGAACAAGAAGAAGCAGAGACAATGTTAAAAGTTAATAGTATGCtgttggaaaatattttacccgCCCACGTTG tgcaagtttatttagatttaaacagACCCATAGATGAATTATACTATGAAAAATACGACAACGTCGCTGTTATGTTTGCGTCCCTTACTGATTACAAATTGGGCATTGAGAGTGATACGGAGCTAAGTGATAAGCTCATTTTAAGTATACTTGATGAAGTTATATCAGACTTTGATCGG CTTTTATTAATGGGATCGTCGCTGTATaaagtagaaaaaataaaggtCGCCGGCTGGACGTATATGGCGGCGTGTGGACTGGACCCAAATAGACGGGGATCGTTCGACACATCATCTTACTGCTCAGTTGGAGATAGGAACCAAAATAACCTATACAATAGAGCAATCGTCGTTACAATGGTTGAATTCGCAGCTGCGATGATGATGCAATTGCAGAACTTTAATCGCGGCTCATTTCAAAGTTTTGAAGGGCTTAATCTTCGTATTG gtaTTTCAAATGGCGAGGTCGCAGCGGGCGTAGTAGGTTCCCTAAAACCACTCTATGATATCTGGGGAAATGCCGTAAACTTAGCATCACGAATGGATTCAACTGGTGAAACAGGACGAATACAG GTTACTGAAAACACTGCATTTATTTTGGACGAATGTGGAATTCTTACTACGTACCGAGGAGAAACGTTTGTCAAAGGAGCgggttatattaaaacatattatgtccCTTTGGATGAAAATTTCCACCTCGTCAAGAAAGAACAAAGTcaaagcttttttaaaaatcaacgtGCTAACTATTACTATAGTGCTAGAAACTCCAAACTTTCGGATACTTCTATAGATTCATTTGACACGGAATCACATCATTCTTTGAACATTGGTGAACTTTCAACAGACTATAGTGACCATACTGAAGACGATACAGCTGATGTCTATGAAAATCATCGTATTGATAATATCAAAGGCATGGGAACACACACTCCGCGTGACCATTTGAGCGACACATCGTcagattttgataataatagcATAATAGAGACACcatgttaa